Proteins encoded by one window of Haematobia irritans isolate KBUSLIRL chromosome 2, ASM5000362v1, whole genome shotgun sequence:
- the LOC142225089 gene encoding uncharacterized protein LOC142225089, which translates to MSLERYIRFSDRLVEFEASLSDKKNPLTSRYVIETYKEEVKDIWADIRSAYDQCLQDLGQEEDENDGDKKDEDEASEIETVKSKFKSAFATYCRCSERLGSLLNDMSLSNYSTVPNKAQGFTLPPCEIPTFHGDYASWPTFRDMFRAVCIDNPRLSAVEKLFHLNQRTKGEPNDIVRRLPLTDQNFAVAWRNLCSRYENKRVLVNAQLKILFGLSPIQAESGASLKRLQRDINACISMLKLYDIDVDSWGPIFVHICSARLPDVTLTLWEQTLEDKTVIPEWSSLDSFLTNRHRTLESVSEIRTKGPSTSNPNSGDKTNTKPRNVKAFQHQVNAPKCRLCLTEEHFLRKCPNFLAMSVNQRFSEVKRSNLCLNCFSKVHTSKNCTSKNCCLKCHKRHNTLLHREQLPVTAETNLNTTSTADSSLRQFPSTSSNLQSTGMGGGVIQTCFASHSRGVLLGTALVKINHSGLEYVARALIDSGSQGTFISERLFNTLRLPFQRTSATISGLNDSVSAAVHKECSFRLSSMVRDDFEISTSALVVPHLSGSLPSVTFDPNALLNMPRITLADPRFYESSRIDLLIGGDLLPVIMLSGVRQQICGSLLAQETVFGWILTGPIPFESKTSIPKVVSYYCEISLDKEISRFWEVEDLPQKTFFSQADKICENLYASTTTRNKDGRYVVSLPFKEEFLQDMNLGQSRNIAMAQFIRNEARLLRDPSFKSEYDDVLEEYRLLHHMSEVPCPNGLNNPVHYYLPHHAVVRPESTTTKVRVVFNASSPSSDGRSLNDILYTGPVLQKDLVVLILRWRFFRYVFNGDITKMYRQILVKPEHRTFQRILHRRDPKGKIIDYQLDTVTFGVNCAPYLAIRTIMQLADDVQSCYPLASDILRNSMYVDDALAGGHSIATAVECRNQLIEALQSAGFSMKKWTSNSKRILSDLPKDQLLNEDFLEFDDRSTAKTLGVRWNASSDLFYFSVSPISDDGLYTKRRVLSHIAKLFDPAGWLAPTIVIAKIIMQSIWAEGTKWDENISPQSLCNWRKFLEAYSSINSIAVPRWLDYSPGCEVQFHGFSDASEKAYAAALYVRIKGKTSTSVHLICCKTKVAPLKTLSIPRLELCGATLLTEMIDHIIPQLRIHDYTIFCWTDSTIVLSWLAKPPCFWSTFVANRVSKITQVVNPSNWFHVRSENNPADLASRGVYPNDLHNNQLWWHGPPWLANPEYTWPRLDDMTHESIDLERKYIKVHFSYYSDFEDVLDRFSSFPKSVRVVAYMYRFFYNTHPKYRSNFTKQSSNISSAEILQVQKNILIMTQKAYFPNEYLALSAKKGISSSSPILSLNPFIDEEGIMRVCGRLASSPALSYNERHPSILPYNCQLSRLLVRFTHEISIHGGNQLVHRLLRLQFWIIKVKNLIKTTINKCKACILYKQRCQRQMMSALPPERSELSRPFTHTGLDFTGPFDLKNFSGRGCRVTKGYVCVFICFATKAIHLEATTDLSTNTFLAAFSRFVSRRGCPLHLHSDNGTNFVGASKILAREFLLASQQAIETNYGVHNITWHFIPPGAPHMGGLWEAGVKSFKSHFRKVAGNTKHTFEEFQTLLSKIESCLNSRPLCPISQDPSDLSALTPGHFLIGTPILAPIDPKIEDSPIHLVNRWQKLKIIHQHFCIRWKDEYLKELHKRHKWKSPTESIKEGTMVVVKDENLPPNCWRMGRVSKVHPGSDGRVRVVDVTTAKGPITRPITKLVVLPTESLS; encoded by the coding sequence ATGTCATTGGAGAGGTACATACGGTTTTCGGATAGGCTTGTCGAATTCGAGGCTAGCCTCAGTGACAAGAAGAACCCCTTGACTTCTCGCTATGTTATCGAGACATATAAGGAGGAAGTCAAAGATATTTGGGCGGATATAAGATCCGCATATGATCAATGTCTTCAGGATTTGGGGCAAGAGGAAGATGAGAACGATGGGGACAAAAAGGATGAAGATGAAGCATCCGAAATAGAAACAGTCAAATCCAAGTTTAAGAGTGCATTTGCCACTTACTGTCGATGCTCTGAAAGATTAGGTTCACTGCTTAATGATATGTCCTTATCCAATTACTCGACTGTGCCCAATAAGGCTCAAGGtttcacgctgcctccatgcgaGATTCCGACTTTTCATGGGGATTACGCCTCCTGGCCTACCTTCCGGGACATGTTTAGGGCGGTCTGCATAGATAATCCGAGACTCAGCGCCGTCGAAAAGCTCTTCCATCTTAATCAGAGAACGAAAGGTGAGCCAAATGACATCGTTCGAAGACTTCCCTTAACGGATCAAAATTTTGCAGTGGCGTGGAGAAATCTTTGTTCTCGATACGAGAATAAACGTGTCCTAGTCAATGCTCAATTAAAGATCCTTTTTGGCCTTTCTCCCATACAGGCTGAATCGGGGGCATCGCTCAAACGCTTACAAAGGGATATCAATGCTTGCATTTCTATGTTGAAACTCTATGATATCGATGTTGATAGTTGGGGCCCTATTTTTGTTCACATATGCTCTGCTCGTCTACCAGATGTTACGCTCACATTGTGGGAACAAACGTTGGAAGACAAAACCGTTATTCCAGAATGGTCTTCCTTGGATTCTTTCCTCACGAATAGACATAGGACATTGGAGTCCGTGTCAGAAATCCGCACGAAAGGCCCCAGCACTTCTAACCCTAATTCTGGTGATAAAACGAATACCAAACCCAGGAATGTTAAGGCCTTTCAACATCAAGTTAATGCACCCAAATGTCGATTATGTCTCACTGAAGAACATTTCCTTCGCAAATGTCCGAATTTTTTGGCGATGAGCGTTAACCAAAGATTCTCCGAGGTCAAACGATCCAATCTTTGCCTCAACTGTTTTTCCAAAGTGCACACTTCGAAGAATTGTACTAGCAAGAACTGTTGCTTAAAATGTCACAAACGGCACAACACATTGCTTCATAGGGAACAATTGCCGGTGACTGCCGAAACTAATTTGAATACCACTTCCACTGCCGATTCCTCTCTACGCCAATTTCCGTCTACTTCGTCCAATTTACAGTCCACGGGCATGGGAGGTGGTGTAATCCAAACTTGTTTTGCAAGTCATTCGAGAGGCGTCCTTTTGGGGACTGCTCTCGTCAAAATCAATCATAGTGGTTTAGAATACGTCGCGAGGGCATTGATCGATTCCGGCTCCCAAGGTACCTTTATCTCGGAGCGATTATTCAATACTCTCAGATTACCCTTTCAGCGAACGAGTGCAACCATTTCGGGTTTAAATGATTCTGTCTCAGCTGCCGTTCATAAAGAATGCAGCTTCAGGCTAAGCTCTATGGTGAGGGACGACTTTGAGATTTCTACTTCCGCGTTAGTTGTGCCGCATCTATCGGGAAGTCTTCCATCTGTTACATTTGACCCTAATGCCCTTCTAAATATGCCACGAATTACTTTGGCTGATCCTCGTTTCTACGAAAGTTCAAGAATCGACCTTCTCATTGGAGGTGATTTACTTCCGGTCATAATGCTGTCCGGGGTTAGACAGCAAATATGTGGATCTTTACTTGCGCAAGAAACAGTCTTTGGGTGGATCTTAACTGGTCCAATCCCTTTTGAGTCCAAGACGTCAATACCTAAAGTCGTGTCCTACTACTGTGAAATCTCATTGGATAAAGAGATTTCACGATTTTGGGAGGTGGAAGATCTTCCACAGAAGACGTTCTTCTCCCAAGCTGATAAAATTTGTGAGAATTTATACGCTTCTACGACTACGAGAAATAAGGATGGTCGATATGTTGTATCTCTTCCTTTCAAGGAGGAATTTTTGCAGGATATGAATTTAGGCCAATCTAGGAATATAGCCATGGCGCAATTCATTCGGAACGAAGCTCGTCTCTTGAGGGACCCGAGTTTTAAATCCGAATATGACGATGTCCTTGAGGAATATAGACTTTTACACCATATGTCCGAAGTACCTTGTCCAAATGGGTTGAACAACCCAGTTCATTACTATCTACCCCATCATGCCGTTGTGCGACCTGAAAGCACGACGACTAAAGTTAGGGTTGTTTTTAATGCTTCTTCACCCTCCTCCGATGGTAGAAGCCTCAACGACATTTTATACACAGGTCCTGTACTCCAAAAGGATCTTGTAGTTCTGATACTTAGGTGGCGATTTTTTCGATACGTCTTCAATGGAGACATAACGAAAATGTATCGCCAGATACTGGTAAAACCCGAGCACAGAACATTTCAAAGAATCCTACATCGTCGTGATCCTAAAGGGAAAATTATTGATTACCAGCTCGATACGGTGACATTTGGGGTCAATTGCGCACCATATCTGGCTATACGGACCATCATGCAATTGGCTGATGATGTCCAAAGTTGCTATCCATTAGCGTCAGATATACTCAGAAACTCCATGTATGTAGATGACGCTTTAGCCGGTGGCCATTCTATTGCAACTGCGGTTGAATGCAGGAATCAACTCATTGAGGCATTACAATCTGCtggattttcaatgaaaaagtgGACGTCAAATTCCAAAAGAATCCTTTCTGATCTTCCGAAAGATCAGCTTTTGAATGaagattttttggaatttgatGATCGCAGCACCGCTAAGACGCTTGGGGTTCGTTGGAATGCCTCGTCCGATTTATTCTACTTTTCAGTCTCTCCTATCTCCGACGACGGTCTTTATACGAAGAGAAGGGTTCTTTCTCATATAGCCAAATTGTTCGATCCAGCGGGATGGCTTGCGCCCACAATTGTTATTGCCAAGATTATTATGCAGTCCATTTGGGCTGAAGGTACGAAATGGGACGAAAATATATCACCTCAGTCCCTATGTAATTGGAGAAAATTCCTAGAGGCATATTCATCTATTAATTCTATAGCAGTGCCGAGGTGGTTAGACTACTCTCCAGGCTGCGAAGTCCAATTCCACGGATTTAGTGATGCCTCCGAGAAGGCTTATGCAGCAGCCCTTTATGTTAGAATAAAAGGGAAGACATCTACTTCCGTCCATCTGATTTGCTGCAAGACTAAAGTGGCCCCTTTAAAAACCCTTTCAATACCTAGACTTGAGCTCTGCGGTGCAACTTTACTTACTGAAATGATCGACCATATCATTCCACAATTACGGATTCATgattacacaattttttgttggacAGATTCCACTATTGTGCTATCGTGGTTGGCCAAACCTCCTTGTTTCTGGTCCACATTTGTAGCGAACCGAGTTTCTAAGATTACGCAGGTTGTTAATCCGTCAAATTGGTTCCACGTGAGgtccgaaaataatcccgcggaCTTGGCTAGCCGTGGAGTGTATCCGAATGACCTTCACAATAATCAGTTGTGGTGGCATGGACCACCATGGCTTGCCAATCCTGAATACACCTGGCCTAGACTCGACGATATGACTCATGAGTCTATTGACCTCGAAAGGAAGTATATAAAGGTTCATTTCTCCTATTATTCAGATTTTGAGGACGTCCTAGATCGATTTTCCTCCTTCCCAAAATCAGTTCGAGTAGTTGCGTACATGTATCGGTTCTTTTATAATACTCATCCAAAGTATCGATCGAATTTCACTAAACAATCCAGCAATATATCCTCGGCTGAAATTTTACAGGTGCAAAAGAATATCCTAATAATGACGCAGAAGGCTTACTTTCCGAATGAATATTTAGCACTTTCCGCAAAGAAGGGGATATCATCTTCCAGTCCCATTCTAAGTCTGAATCCATTTATTGATGAAGAAGGGATTATGAGAGTTTGCGGGAGGCTCGCATCATCCCCGGCGCTCTCCTACAACGAGAGACATCCGTCTATCCTTCCGTATAATTGCCAGCTATCTCGTCTGCTTGTTAGGTTTACGCATGAAATCTCTATTCACGGCGGAAATCAACTTGTCCATAGGCTACTTCGTTTACAATTTTGGATTATAAAAGTTAAGAATTTGATAAAGACGACGATAAATAAATGCAAGGCTTGTATTCTGTATAAGCAAAGATGCCAGAGACAAATGATGTCAGCCTTACCTCCAGAGAGGTCCGAACTTTCTAGACCTTTTACTCATACCGGTTTAGACTTCACTGGACCTTTTGACCTTAAGAATTTTTCTGGGCGCGGGTGTCGTGTTACGAAAGGTTACGTGTGCGTATTCATCTGCTTCGCAACGAAGGCTATTCACCTTGAGGCTACCACAGATCTATCCACTAACACTTTTCTGGCAGCTTTCAGCCGATTTGTGTCAAGACGAGGTTGTCCACTCCACCTCCACTCTGACAATGGCACCAACTTTGTTGGTGCTTCCAAAATCCTTGCAAGGGAATTCCTCCTCGCGTCCCAACAGGCCATTGAAACGAACTATGGTGTTCATAATATTACATGGCACTTTATCCCGCCTGGAGCTCCACACATGGGAGGGCTCTGGGAAGCTGGGGTAAAGAGTTTTAAATCGCACTTCCGAAAGGTTGCAGGGAATACAAAACATACCTTTGAGGAATTTCAAACTTTGCTTTCAAAGATTGAGTCATGTTTAAATTCCCGTCCGTTGTGTCCCATATCCCAAGATCCATCGGATCTGTCGGCATTAACTCCGGGCCATTTCCTTATAGGTACTCCAATATTGGCCCCTATCGATCCAAAAATTGAGGATTCACCCATACATCTTGTAAATCGgtggcaaaaattaaaaattatccatCAACATTTCTGTATTCGGTGGAAAGACGAATACTTGAAAGAATTGCATAAACGCCACAAATGGAAAAGCCCTACTGAGAGCATAAAGGAAGGCACAATGGTCGTTGTAAAGGACGAAAATTTACCTCCTAATTGTTGGCGAATGGGACGAGTTTCTAAAGTTCATCCAGGTTCTGATGGTCGAGTACGCGTGGTTGATGTCACCACAGCAAAGGGACCTATAACTAGGCCGATTACAAAATTGGTTGTACTTCCTACTGAATCCCTATCCTAA
- the LOC142224105 gene encoding uncharacterized protein LOC142224105 (The sequence of the model RefSeq protein was modified relative to this genomic sequence to represent the inferred CDS: added 56 bases not found in genome assembly) — MRDNTAKDQHKNRQAKYVCRLCRQTHPLRKCKRFLELNSVKRQQLVRKYGYCRNCLAHSHSQGTCFTTTGCKYCQLQHHSLLHVHRRIQESGAESNRPKSSQRGKSRIRKSHSQSPNPSPKPQPSSKPAPNSYKSRMHPSDIKKASSSATLSSILRQNTILLLPTVVVKIEGSKGMCKVRGLLDSSSRHNYISSKTVNNLRLATFTLNGESICLTTLISVHDTEIKINATLCVKNKITLQTPSSSLSSSIQLLCLDNNLPQWKPDWGNT; from the coding sequence ATGCGTGACAACACCGCAAAGGACCAACATAaaaatcggcaagccaaatatgtCTGCAGGCTATGTAGACAAACCCATCCACTCCGGAAATGTAAGCGGTTTCTAGAACTGAATTCGGTAAAACGCCAGCAACTAGTGAGGAAGTACGGCTATTGTCGCAACTGTCTTGCCCACTCACACTCACAGGGCACATGTTTCACCACCACCGGTTGTAAATACTGCCAACTGCAACATCATAGTCTGCTTCATGTTCATCGCAGAATCCAAGAATCGGGTGCAGAATCCAATAGGCCAAAATCCTCACAAAGGGGAAAAAGCAGAATCCGCAAATCCCACTCACAAAGTCCAAATCCAAGTCCAAAGCCACAGCCCAGTTCAAAGCCAGCTCCTAATTCCTACAAGTCCAGAATGCATCCGTCGGATATAAAAAAAGCCTCTTCCAGCGCTACTTTATCGTCCATTCTGAGGCAGAACACTATCCTACTCCTCCCGACTGTAGTTGTCAAAATCGAAGGTAGCAAAGGAATGTGTAAAGTCCGGGGTCTTTTAGATTCAAGCTCAAGGCATAACTACATATCATCAAAAACGGTCAATAATCTACGCCTCGCTACATTCACTTTAAATGGGGAATCTATATGCCTAACCACATTGATCTCGGTGCatgatacagaaataaaaattaatgctaCACTATGcgtgaaaaataaaatcacaCTGCAAACTCCAAGCTCATCACTGTCATCATCTATCCAAC